A genomic segment from Rickettsia endosymbiont of Lasioglossum villosulum encodes:
- a CDS encoding type II toxin-antitoxin system RelB/DinJ family antitoxin, producing MNTVDIRLRIAEDTKIEAEQIFKQMGMTMSEAMRIFLNQCINSGGLPFKPHVKIPNKETLKAFEDGDNKIGLTVSKNTKEMFDKLGI from the coding sequence ATGAATACCGTAGATATCAGATTACGCATTGCAGAAGACACAAAAATAGAAGCTGAGCAAATATTTAAGCAAATGGGTATGACTATGTCGGAAGCCATGAGAATATTCTTAAATCAATGTATAAATAGCGGCGGACTGCCTTTCAAACCGCATGTTAAGATTCCAAATAAGGAGACTTTGAAAGCTTTTGAAGACGGGGATAATAAAATTGGTTTAACTGTTTCAAAAAATACAAAAGAAATGTTTGATAAGTTAGGTATATAG
- a CDS encoding UDP-N-acetylmuramoyl-L-alanyl-D-glutamate--2,6-diaminopimelate ligase: MEHITLKQLHFLFEKHNVKGLSNNSKTIKANDAFFTIKNGNDFIADALDKGAALVITDDKKNTTNKVIFVEAIKETLYEAIELFYPKKPKTMIAVTGTNGKSSVVSYIAQIYSLLGQKAASIGTIGVEVFGIDNFNESIGGLTTTDYLSFRKIAHKLAENGIDYLAFEASSHGLDQQRLGDLKVNIACFTSFSQDHLDYHHTKENYLLAKLKLFTDHLSEDSIAILNSDIEEIEFIKDYLDKHKIKYLCVGKKVSKKDNIKITELTHSLYNQIIFFDYKESNYAFNTTIIGSFQASNLLIAGLSVYYTSFDFSKVISALTKVKAVKGRMERIEDANIFIDYAHTPDALEKALTELKNIKVRGSKLSVIFGCGGNRDTTKRKIMGKIAASIADNVIVTDDNPRHEDPKAIRQEIISGIATTNYIEIADRKEAIKYGINNLKEDNILLIAGKGHENYQIIGDEKIEFDDAEVAGKLMSLRGDA, from the coding sequence ATGGAACATATAACATTAAAACAACTTCATTTTTTATTTGAAAAGCATAACGTAAAAGGTTTATCAAATAATTCTAAAACTATTAAGGCAAATGATGCCTTTTTTACCATTAAAAATGGTAATGATTTTATTGCAGATGCTTTAGATAAAGGGGCAGCATTAGTTATTACTGATGATAAAAAAAATACTACAAATAAAGTAATCTTTGTAGAAGCCATTAAAGAAACTTTATATGAAGCTATAGAACTCTTCTATCCTAAAAAACCTAAGACTATGATAGCCGTAACTGGTACTAACGGCAAAAGCTCGGTAGTATCATATATAGCTCAAATATATTCGTTACTTGGACAAAAAGCAGCATCTATAGGCACAATAGGCGTAGAAGTTTTTGGCATCGATAATTTTAATGAATCTATAGGCGGGCTAACTACAACTGACTATTTAAGCTTTCGAAAAATCGCTCATAAGCTAGCTGAAAATGGGATAGATTATTTAGCATTTGAAGCTTCAAGCCATGGCTTAGATCAACAAAGGCTTGGTGATTTAAAGGTAAATATTGCATGTTTCACCAGTTTCAGCCAAGACCACCTTGACTATCATCACACAAAAGAAAATTATTTGCTTGCTAAATTAAAGTTATTTACCGATCATTTATCAGAAGATAGCATTGCAATATTAAATTCTGATATAGAAGAAATAGAGTTTATTAAAGACTATTTAGATAAGCATAAGATAAAATATTTATGCGTTGGGAAAAAAGTTTCTAAGAAAGATAACATAAAAATTACTGAACTTACTCATTCTTTATATAATCAAATTATTTTCTTTGATTATAAGGAGTCAAATTATGCTTTTAATACAACTATAATAGGCAGCTTTCAGGCTAGTAATTTATTAATAGCTGGACTTAGTGTTTATTATACCAGTTTTGATTTTAGTAAAGTTATAAGTGCTTTAACTAAAGTTAAAGCCGTAAAAGGACGAATGGAACGAATAGAAGATGCTAATATATTCATTGATTATGCCCACACTCCCGATGCTCTTGAAAAAGCTTTAACTGAGCTAAAAAATATTAAAGTGCGAGGTAGTAAATTAAGTGTAATTTTTGGCTGTGGCGGTAATCGTGATACTACCAAAAGAAAGATTATGGGAAAAATAGCAGCCTCAATAGCAGATAATGTTATTGTGACCGATGACAACCCACGCCATGAAGACCCAAAAGCTATCAGACAAGAAATTATTAGCGGGATAGCAACAACAAACTACATAGAAATAGCTGACAGAAAAGAAGCTATTAAATACGGGATAAATAATTTAAAAGAAGATAATATTTTACTAATCGCCGGCAAAGGACATGAAAATTATCAAATTATAGGTGATGAGAAGATAGAGTTTGATGACGCCGAGGTGGCAGGAAAACTAATGTCATTGCGAGGAGATGCATAG
- a CDS encoding Arp2/3 complex-activating protein rickA: MAKITELDHHLNQEKEALDKVLSNLNELCEHNQKLQGFIEIQKEVKELKKEHIKSLSWFKKLINTVSNIKYVFVKSEEQLAKDAIEQNNKLLKRIDNTILSIADKSGPLKQELQKELRKNFENLAKKDLSKDQRERLSNLFNNEYAANPQKFAQLPMSKPLHFPNAEELENQHNDLKVIQQNFLNLLTENSNIEELKKIQKQVAEIREEVPFTKLEKLNNFWQKIKNIFVNNSEQVLAKNKENNTKTIINIEEKLHKANNKFFELVSNKKQDIENIISKLPDSKRLEDIRENLQKHINVKDTNNITEQASAAQLQSAETKPTAVVLPNNAISTTPPVTEEKTFTPPPPPPMPTDNIPTPPPVSKAEATEHKNIETAASNVPPPMPTGNVPPPPPPPVGNNIATSTPQKAKETNQPRPAVDTTNLMKQIQGGFNLKKVEYDADGKPIPKLNKTIPENKDGNKEISDLMKATLDKIKSATASSDSERSNSDSGTDSGWASDVSTRSKKVLTRREQNAKQSQQR; encoded by the coding sequence ATGGCAAAGATAACTGAGCTTGATCATCACTTAAATCAAGAAAAAGAAGCATTAGATAAAGTACTAAGTAACCTAAATGAGCTATGCGAACATAATCAAAAGTTACAAGGCTTTATTGAAATACAGAAAGAAGTTAAAGAACTAAAAAAAGAGCATATTAAATCTCTTTCTTGGTTTAAAAAACTTATAAATACAGTCTCTAATATAAAATATGTTTTTGTAAAAAGTGAGGAACAATTAGCTAAAGACGCTATAGAACAAAACAATAAATTATTAAAGCGTATAGACAATACTATATTATCTATAGCAGATAAGTCCGGTCCTTTAAAACAAGAGTTACAAAAAGAACTTAGAAAGAATTTTGAGAATTTAGCAAAAAAGGACTTATCTAAAGATCAACGTGAAAGGCTTAGCAATTTATTCAATAATGAATATGCAGCTAACCCACAAAAATTTGCTCAATTACCTATGTCTAAACCTTTGCATTTCCCTAATGCAGAAGAATTAGAAAATCAGCATAACGATTTAAAAGTCATCCAGCAAAATTTCCTAAATTTATTGACTGAAAATTCTAATATTGAAGAACTCAAAAAAATACAAAAACAAGTTGCTGAAATTAGAGAGGAGGTACCTTTTACTAAACTTGAAAAATTAAATAATTTCTGGCAAAAAATCAAAAATATTTTTGTCAATAATAGTGAGCAAGTTTTAGCAAAAAATAAAGAAAACAATACTAAAACTATTATAAATATAGAAGAAAAATTACATAAAGCTAATAATAAGTTTTTTGAACTAGTTAGTAATAAAAAGCAAGATATTGAAAATATAATTTCAAAATTACCAGATAGTAAAAGATTAGAGGATATAAGAGAAAATCTTCAAAAGCATATAAACGTAAAAGATACGAATAATATAACTGAACAAGCGAGTGCTGCTCAATTGCAATCTGCTGAAACTAAACCAACTGCTGTTGTATTGCCTAACAATGCTATATCTACAACACCTCCTGTAACTGAAGAAAAAACTTTTACACCACCGCCTCCACCACCTATGCCTACAGATAATATTCCTACGCCACCCCCTGTGTCAAAAGCAGAAGCTACTGAGCATAAAAATATAGAAACTGCTGCATCTAATGTACCACCGCCTATGCCTACAGGTAATGTTCCGCCACCACCACCTCCTCCCGTTGGTAATAATATCGCTACATCAACACCTCAAAAGGCTAAAGAAACTAACCAGCCTCGCCCAGCAGTAGATACTACAAATTTAATGAAACAAATACAGGGAGGATTTAACCTTAAAAAAGTTGAATATGACGCAGATGGTAAACCTATACCTAAGCTTAACAAAACCATACCTGAAAATAAAGATGGTAATAAAGAAATATCTGATCTTATGAAAGCTACTCTAGATAAAATAAAATCAGCAACAGCATCTAGCGATAGCGAAAGAAGTAATAGTGATAGCGGGACTGATTCAGGATGGGCTAGCGATGTTAGTACTAGAAGTAAAAAAGTTTTAACTAGAAGAGAACAAAACGCTAAACAATCTCAACAAAGGTAG
- a CDS encoding patatin-like phospholipase family protein has product MAEIIDGVKTNDNGIDLLLLEGGGVKGDIEVVILNNIEQLTGKPTCELFPVRGGTSVGGLIAILSGIPDPNDSHKPLLTMQEVVDLFEKMAQDIFPQELTFRKVWSLNGLLSYKFSPEPLIKLLKEYCKDYTLKDLIGDVIVTGYDLDNKENPLITFSTIDARKSDDNNYLLSDIIQGITAAPGFFPSKSLSNVTNTKHHTIIDGGVYANDPALMTWKLLEENNYKIDNAMYLSLKEESNDEYQTICCGGGIIELLKNNITGKILDATQLSDEMITQKIFGDKLIEIATYIPEEHSGMSNSSTENLQVLKELANKSIHESSNFKNINYNENFKEIVDRVVVNYNKNNPDNKIVENDYYKELFSNVFDRNNIVDEGFEEDKNIEVVKAKPEKQVLDLEDEGFEDDIEYEKAELLTGVKKFFEEFSEKNPDLKEDIEQFLQKAESYTLEEVKERVVNFEQASLKWQEEQAKDDMLSSCATEALKEDIELEGEEHTDDALGYNEIMV; this is encoded by the coding sequence ATGGCAGAGATAATAGATGGCGTAAAAACTAATGATAATGGAATAGATCTCTTATTATTAGAAGGAGGAGGTGTAAAAGGGGATATAGAAGTAGTAATATTAAACAATATAGAGCAATTAACTGGTAAGCCCACATGTGAATTATTTCCCGTTAGAGGAGGTACTAGTGTTGGTGGACTTATTGCTATTTTGTCTGGAATACCTGATCCTAATGATTCTCATAAACCATTACTTACTATGCAAGAGGTTGTGGATTTATTTGAAAAAATGGCTCAAGATATTTTTCCGCAGGAATTAACTTTTAGGAAAGTATGGAGCTTAAACGGCTTATTAAGTTACAAATTTTCTCCAGAACCTTTAATAAAATTATTAAAAGAATATTGTAAGGATTACACTTTAAAAGATTTAATCGGAGATGTTATAGTTACAGGCTATGACCTTGATAATAAAGAAAATCCGCTTATTACTTTTTCTACAATAGATGCTAGGAAAAGTGACGATAATAATTATTTACTATCTGATATAATTCAAGGAATAACTGCTGCACCAGGATTTTTTCCTAGTAAATCATTAAGCAATGTAACTAACACTAAACATCATACGATTATTGATGGAGGAGTGTATGCTAATGATCCGGCTTTAATGACATGGAAATTATTGGAGGAAAATAATTATAAAATTGATAATGCTATGTATCTATCATTAAAAGAAGAATCAAATGATGAGTACCAAACTATTTGTTGTGGTGGAGGAATAATAGAGTTATTAAAAAACAATATAACAGGTAAAATTTTAGATGCAACGCAATTATCTGATGAAATGATCACACAAAAAATTTTTGGTGATAAACTAATAGAAATAGCTACCTATATTCCAGAAGAGCATTCTGGAATGAGTAATTCAAGCACTGAAAATCTTCAAGTACTTAAAGAGCTAGCAAACAAATCTATTCATGAAAGCTCTAATTTTAAGAATATAAATTATAATGAAAATTTTAAAGAAATTGTTGATAGGGTGGTCGTTAATTATAATAAAAATAACCCCGATAATAAAATTGTTGAGAATGATTATTATAAAGAATTATTTTCTAATGTTTTTGATAGGAATAATATTGTGGATGAGGGATTTGAAGAGGATAAGAATATAGAAGTTGTAAAAGCTAAACCCGAAAAACAAGTTTTAGATTTAGAAGATGAAGGTTTTGAAGATGATATAGAATATGAAAAAGCTGAACTATTAACAGGTGTAAAGAAATTTTTTGAGGAATTTAGTGAAAAAAATCCAGACCTAAAAGAAGATATAGAGCAGTTTTTACAAAAGGCTGAAAGCTATACATTAGAAGAAGTAAAAGAACGAGTTGTTAATTTTGAACAAGCAAGTTTAAAATGGCAAGAAGAGCAAGCTAAAGACGATATGTTAAGTAGTTGTGCTACAGAAGCTTTAAAAGAAGATATTGAACTCGAAGGTGAAGAGCATACTGATGATGCCCTAGGTTATAATGAAATCATGGTGTAA
- a CDS encoding rhodanese-like domain-containing protein — MLVQNICSKEAYNMLVSNNNTFLVDVRTEEEWKHVGVPSLSNKNNVIFLSWQLSPFMELNRDFEDRFLSIIDDKMSNIIFFLCRSGHRSLMAANFMANIGYKNCYNIIDGFEGNLQNKGWKQNNLPWQF, encoded by the coding sequence ATGTTAGTTCAAAATATCTGTTCTAAAGAAGCTTATAATATGCTGGTTTCAAATAATAATACTTTTCTTGTTGATGTTAGAACAGAAGAAGAATGGAAACATGTGGGTGTTCCGAGTTTGAGTAATAAAAATAATGTAATCTTTTTAAGCTGGCAGCTATCACCTTTTATGGAGCTGAATAGAGATTTTGAAGATAGATTTTTATCTATTATTGATGATAAAATGTCTAACATTATATTTTTTTTATGCAGATCAGGGCATAGATCATTAATGGCAGCAAATTTTATGGCTAATATAGGTTATAAAAATTGTTATAATATTATTGATGGTTTCGAAGGAAATCTTCAAAATAAAGGCTGGAAACAAAATAACTTACCGTGGCAGTTTTAA
- the dnaA gene encoding chromosomal replication initiator protein DnaA, producing MNTNQIILTNQNDNSVNVWSNVTQDLYNYYGEALYNSWFSKVNFIESSLNTVILCAPTNFIRDWIKSKYSVVILQLFQHYNNAIKTVEIITKELPASNQATLELPTKTFADIGSSELNSENIFSTLDIRFTFDNFVVGAPNELAYAAARAVAESSSAVSESNPLFLYGGVGLGKTHLMHAIGWYIKQNNPSRKVIYMSAEKFMYQFVKALRNKEVMSFKEKFRSVDVLMIDDIQFICGKDSTQEEFFHTFNTLIDNNRQMVISCDRSPSDLDDIEDRIKSRLGWGLVADVHSTTYELRLGILESKIEQMNVKVPKDVIDFLASKIVSNVRELEGALNKVIAYSNFTAKEITLENTQNILRDLLRSNERIITVEDIQKKVANRYNIKLSDMSSPRRMRAIARPRQIAMYLSKILTPKSLVDIGKKFGKKDHTTVMHAIKKVEELLESDLELREEINLMMKILQN from the coding sequence GTGAATACTAATCAAATAATTTTAACAAATCAAAATGATAATAGTGTAAATGTCTGGAGTAACGTAACCCAAGACCTTTATAACTATTACGGTGAGGCTTTATATAATAGCTGGTTTAGTAAGGTCAATTTTATAGAATCTTCACTAAATACTGTTATCCTTTGTGCTCCTACTAATTTTATTAGAGATTGGATAAAATCTAAATATTCTGTCGTTATATTGCAATTATTTCAGCATTATAATAATGCTATTAAAACAGTAGAAATAATTACTAAAGAATTGCCGGCATCTAATCAAGCAACTCTTGAGTTGCCTACTAAAACTTTTGCCGATATTGGTAGTAGCGAGCTTAATTCAGAAAATATTTTCTCAACACTTGATATACGTTTTACTTTCGATAATTTTGTTGTTGGTGCTCCAAATGAGCTTGCTTATGCTGCTGCAAGAGCAGTAGCTGAATCTTCAAGTGCAGTTTCCGAATCTAACCCTCTTTTCCTATATGGTGGGGTAGGGCTTGGTAAAACCCATTTAATGCATGCAATTGGTTGGTACATAAAACAGAATAATCCAAGCCGTAAGGTTATATACATGTCGGCAGAAAAATTTATGTACCAATTTGTTAAGGCTTTGCGTAACAAAGAAGTAATGTCTTTTAAAGAGAAATTTCGCTCAGTTGATGTATTAATGATTGATGATATTCAATTTATTTGTGGTAAAGATAGTACGCAGGAAGAGTTCTTCCATACGTTCAATACGCTGATTGATAATAACCGTCAGATGGTTATTTCTTGCGATAGGTCGCCTTCCGATTTAGATGATATTGAAGACCGAATTAAATCCCGTTTAGGGTGGGGTTTAGTGGCAGACGTTCATAGCACTACTTATGAGTTACGTCTTGGTATTTTAGAGTCTAAAATTGAGCAGATGAACGTTAAAGTTCCAAAAGATGTAATTGATTTTTTAGCTTCTAAGATTGTTTCAAATGTAAGAGAGCTTGAGGGAGCGTTAAATAAGGTTATTGCCTACTCTAACTTTACTGCAAAAGAAATAACACTCGAAAATACACAAAATATTTTAAGAGATTTGCTCCGTTCTAATGAAAGGATAATTACAGTTGAAGATATTCAGAAAAAAGTAGCTAATCGTTACAATATTAAATTATCTGATATGTCATCGCCAAGAAGAATGCGTGCTATTGCAAGACCGCGTCAGATAGCTATGTATTTAAGTAAAATCCTTACCCCTAAAAGTCTAGTCGATATAGGTAAAAAATTCGGTAAAAAAGACCACACAACAGTTATGCATGCCATCAAAAAAGTAGAAGAGCTACTAGAAAGTGACTTAGAATTACGCGAAGAAATTAACCTAATGATGAAAATCTTGCAGAATTAG
- a CDS encoding UDP-N-acetylmuramoyl-tripeptide--D-alanyl-D-alanine ligase, whose product MIWNSKTLSDALRASISQSIIANEIQFNSKDVKKGDLFIALQGNKDGHDYVQDAINQGASAVIVSKQVDISDPSKIILVDNCLKALEQLALYKRKNSNAKFIAITGSVGKTSTKEALKTLLEHNALTFASRGNFNNHLGLLINLASMPDNTEFAIFELGMNHKGEIRELVQILKPNIAMITNISEAHLEFFNSLEDIAEAKCEIFESFDKDEIAVINSGTNCYDKILSILKKLSIENIHNFGKSSSAELILYEVLGEQVHLKYKIYDAIIETTIPFIPKHFAENYAGVLLIIFLLNQDLNKAVSYLGDIRLTKGRGKIINIGNSSIICDYYNASPTSMKAALEYLKQMPATNKTAIIGEMLELGQNSERLHKELVPYILDSGCSKIFLVGANTKYIYDSLPEKITKAYFENVDELITSTNDLFKNDELILIKGSRGIKLDKIIDYYTKVN is encoded by the coding sequence ATGATTTGGAATTCTAAAACTTTAAGCGATGCCTTAAGAGCATCAATATCGCAATCTATTATCGCTAACGAAATACAATTTAACTCTAAAGATGTTAAAAAAGGTGATTTATTTATAGCACTTCAAGGCAATAAAGATGGTCACGATTATGTTCAGGATGCCATTAATCAAGGAGCATCCGCAGTAATAGTTAGTAAGCAAGTAGATATATCTGACCCAAGTAAGATTATCCTAGTAGACAATTGCCTAAAAGCCCTAGAGCAGCTGGCTTTGTATAAAAGAAAAAATTCAAACGCCAAATTTATTGCTATAACCGGTAGTGTTGGTAAAACTTCAACTAAAGAAGCATTAAAGACTTTATTAGAACACAACGCACTAACTTTTGCCAGCCGAGGTAATTTCAATAATCATTTAGGGTTACTTATCAATCTTGCTTCGATGCCGGATAATACAGAATTTGCTATTTTTGAACTCGGTATGAACCATAAAGGTGAGATACGGGAGCTAGTTCAAATATTAAAACCAAATATTGCTATGATCACTAATATTTCAGAAGCACATTTGGAGTTTTTTAACTCACTTGAAGATATTGCTGAAGCTAAATGCGAAATTTTTGAGAGCTTTGACAAAGATGAAATTGCCGTTATTAATTCAGGTACTAATTGTTATGATAAAATCTTATCTATATTAAAAAAATTATCTATAGAAAATATACACAATTTTGGTAAATCATCCTCAGCTGAGTTAATTTTATATGAGGTTTTAGGTGAGCAAGTTCATTTAAAATATAAGATATATGACGCGATTATAGAGACTACTATACCCTTTATACCTAAGCACTTTGCTGAAAATTATGCTGGTGTATTATTGATTATATTTTTGCTTAATCAAGATTTAAATAAAGCTGTTAGCTATTTAGGTGATATTCGGTTAACAAAAGGCAGAGGCAAAATTATTAACATAGGAAATAGCAGCATTATTTGTGATTATTATAATGCAAGCCCTACGTCAATGAAGGCTGCCTTAGAATATTTAAAGCAAATGCCTGCCACAAATAAAACCGCTATAATAGGCGAGATGCTGGAGCTTGGGCAGAATTCAGAAAGACTACATAAAGAGCTAGTACCTTATATATTAGATTCAGGCTGTTCTAAGATTTTTTTGGTAGGTGCAAATACTAAATATATTTATGATTCATTACCTGAAAAAATAACTAAAGCATATTTTGAAAACGTTGATGAATTAATTACATCTACAAATGATTTATTCAAAAATGATGAGCTTATTTTGATAAAAGGTTCTAGAGGAATAAAACTTGACAAGATTATTGATTATTACACTAAAGTAAATTAA
- a CDS encoding DUF6314 family protein translates to MKNFGKNKIFAKLSGKYDIKRTIENYGYGEGWAYFLEINPNELLYKEELSFNYYGCDNQIFAVKEYKYILENNNIIKYFTTPENSLFYQLDFINNIYSNDLKNWNVKQGISTHSPCLIGKHVSSPKFCRANSSEQKSIKAVGRHLCGKDHYNATYIFLNPDFFILNYQVLGPEKNYNINSSFTRI, encoded by the coding sequence ATGAAGAATTTTGGAAAAAATAAAATCTTTGCAAAACTTTCTGGGAAGTACGATATTAAAAGAACCATAGAGAATTATGGTTATGGGGAAGGGTGGGCGTATTTTTTAGAAATTAATCCTAACGAATTACTATATAAGGAAGAGCTGAGCTTTAATTATTATGGCTGTGATAATCAAATATTTGCAGTAAAAGAATATAAATATATTCTGGAAAATAATAATATCATCAAATATTTTACTACTCCAGAGAATAGCTTGTTTTATCAGTTAGATTTCATCAATAATATATACTCAAATGATTTGAAGAACTGGAATGTAAAACAAGGGATAAGCACACATAGCCCATGCTTAATAGGCAAGCATGTAAGTTCCCCGAAGTTTTGCAGAGCCAATTCTTCAGAGCAGAAGAGTATAAAGGCTGTAGGTAGACATTTATGCGGTAAAGACCACTATAATGCTACCTATATATTTCTAAATCCTGATTTCTTTATTCTTAATTACCAAGTCCTAGGACCAGAAAAAAATTATAATATTAATAGTAGTTTTACAAGGATATAG
- a CDS encoding succinate dehydrogenase assembly factor 2, which translates to MNKLNKNSLQKKLFYRSKNRGCKEMDYILDNFASLYLPFMAEEKLLSYTLILDQNDNDLYNWITNKSSVPSNLDAEIMEQLRKIIKI; encoded by the coding sequence ATGAATAAATTAAATAAAAACTCTTTACAAAAGAAACTTTTTTATCGTAGTAAAAATCGTGGCTGCAAAGAAATGGATTATATATTAGACAATTTTGCTAGTCTTTATCTACCTTTCATGGCGGAAGAAAAACTTTTAAGCTATACTTTAATACTTGATCAAAATGACAATGATCTTTATAATTGGATTACTAATAAATCTTCCGTTCCTTCTAATTTAGATGCCGAAATAATGGAGCAATTACGCAAAATAATAAAAATATAA
- the mraY gene encoding phospho-N-acetylmuramoyl-pentapeptide-transferase, whose protein sequence is MLYNLLLPYIHNSHIANLFHYITFRSGLAVLVTLSLSFLIGPRLIKFLQALQKYGQPIRLDGPESHQAKAGTPTMGGIMIILSSCFSTLLLADLTNKYIWITLFGFISFGIIGFLDDYAKVTKNNHYGVKGKSKLLLQGIISLIVCILLEYTIDSPSHMLNVPFFKSLSMDLGYLYIFFAIFVIVGASNAVNLTDGLDGLATVPIALTAGSFALISYLVGNLIYSNYLQLTYLPNTGELTIFCASIVGSCLGFLWFNAQPAEVFMGDTGSLSLGGVLGIISVITKHEIVLGIVGGLFVIETISVIMQVYYFKATKGKRIFKMAPLHHHFEKSGWAESKVVIRFWIISLIFVLIGLSSLKLR, encoded by the coding sequence ATGTTATACAACCTCTTACTACCTTACATTCATAATTCACATATAGCTAACTTATTTCATTATATAACTTTTCGTAGCGGGCTTGCCGTTCTAGTTACTCTTAGTCTTAGTTTTCTTATCGGTCCAAGGCTAATAAAGTTTTTACAAGCTCTTCAAAAATATGGTCAACCGATACGTTTAGATGGTCCTGAATCACATCAAGCAAAAGCCGGCACTCCTACTATGGGCGGTATTATGATTATATTATCCAGCTGTTTTTCTACCTTATTGCTTGCCGATTTAACCAATAAATATATTTGGATTACATTATTTGGTTTTATTAGCTTCGGTATTATCGGTTTTCTTGATGATTATGCAAAAGTAACTAAAAATAACCATTATGGCGTAAAGGGAAAAAGTAAACTCTTACTTCAAGGTATCATTAGCTTAATAGTATGTATTTTACTAGAATATACAATTGATAGCCCTAGTCATATGCTTAACGTGCCATTTTTTAAAAGTTTAAGTATGGACCTTGGTTATTTATATATATTCTTTGCCATATTCGTTATAGTCGGTGCTTCTAATGCTGTTAACCTCACTGATGGACTTGATGGACTCGCAACAGTTCCTATTGCCTTAACTGCCGGTTCTTTTGCTTTAATAAGCTACCTAGTCGGAAATTTAATTTACTCAAATTATCTACAACTAACTTACCTACCAAATACTGGAGAATTAACGATTTTTTGTGCAAGTATAGTAGGTAGCTGTCTTGGATTTTTATGGTTTAACGCACAACCAGCTGAAGTTTTTATGGGCGATACTGGCAGCTTAAGCCTTGGCGGTGTACTTGGAATTATCAGCGTTATTACTAAACATGAAATAGTTTTAGGCATTGTTGGCGGATTATTTGTTATTGAAACAATATCGGTGATTATGCAGGTATATTACTTTAAAGCTACCAAAGGAAAGCGAATATTTAAAATGGCACCATTGCATCATCATTTTGAAAAAAGCGGCTGGGCAGAATCAAAAGTCGTAATAAGATTCTGGATTATCTCTCTCATATTTGTCCTTATTGGATTATCATCTCTTAAATTACGTTAA
- a CDS encoding type II toxin-antitoxin system YafQ family toxin: MLEPIYTKPFEKDIRIMKKRGKNLEKLKNIIELLSNKVSLPIKYKDHNLVGNFIGRRECHIEADWLLIYKIDEDSIIFYRTGTHSDLF, translated from the coding sequence GTGCTTGAACCGATATATACAAAGCCTTTTGAAAAAGATATAAGAATTATGAAAAAAAGAGGCAAAAACTTAGAAAAGTTAAAAAATATTATAGAGTTGTTATCCAATAAAGTTTCTTTACCAATAAAATATAAAGATCATAATTTAGTTGGCAATTTTATCGGTAGAAGAGAATGTCATATAGAGGCTGATTGGTTATTAATTTATAAAATTGATGAAGATTCTATTATTTTTTACCGGACAGGGACTCATTCTGATTTATTTTAA